Proteins encoded together in one Longimicrobium sp. window:
- a CDS encoding Gfo/Idh/MocA family oxidoreductase, with product MKPLRVGVLGVGSLGFHHARILRDVPGAEMAGVFDASPERTAQVANELGVRGFASRDELLAECDAAVIAVPTTLHAEVAMAALDAGVHLLIEKPIASTLEEADRIVARAAEQGVVVATGHVERFNSALRACEQWLEGPQFIESHRLAPFGPRGTDVAVVLDLMIHDIDLVLGLVGRPVESVDAVGVGVLSSNVDIANARFVFEGGVVANVTASRVSLERMRKIRFFQRSGYISLDLAKGTGEFLRLRKGATMPEGEINPLSLMSIVERIELAGDGAEPLRAELEAWVAAVRGEGPLVVSGSDGRDALAIALRVMDRIEHHAAAAQPA from the coding sequence GTGAAGCCGTTGCGCGTCGGGGTGCTGGGGGTTGGGAGCCTGGGGTTCCACCACGCCCGCATCCTGCGCGACGTGCCGGGGGCGGAGATGGCGGGGGTGTTCGATGCGTCGCCCGAGCGCACGGCGCAGGTCGCGAACGAGCTGGGGGTGCGCGGCTTCGCGTCGCGCGACGAGCTGCTGGCGGAGTGCGACGCGGCGGTGATCGCCGTCCCCACCACGCTGCACGCGGAGGTGGCGATGGCCGCGCTGGATGCCGGCGTCCACCTCCTGATCGAGAAGCCGATCGCCTCCACGCTCGAGGAGGCGGACCGCATCGTGGCGCGCGCGGCGGAGCAGGGCGTGGTGGTGGCGACGGGGCACGTGGAGCGCTTCAACAGCGCGCTGCGTGCCTGCGAGCAGTGGCTTGAGGGGCCGCAGTTCATCGAGAGCCACCGCCTGGCACCCTTTGGCCCGCGCGGGACGGACGTGGCGGTGGTGCTGGACCTGATGATCCACGACATCGACCTGGTGCTGGGGCTCGTCGGTCGGCCGGTGGAGTCGGTGGATGCGGTCGGCGTGGGCGTGCTCTCGTCGAACGTGGACATCGCCAACGCGCGCTTCGTGTTCGAAGGCGGCGTGGTGGCCAACGTCACCGCCAGCCGCGTGTCGCTGGAGCGGATGAGAAAGATCCGCTTCTTTCAGCGCTCCGGCTACATCTCGCTCGACCTGGCCAAGGGGACGGGGGAGTTCCTCCGCCTGCGCAAGGGCGCCACGATGCCGGAGGGGGAGATCAACCCGCTCTCGCTGATGAGCATCGTGGAGCGGATCGAGCTGGCCGGCGACGGGGCGGAGCCGCTGCGCGCCGAGCTGGAGGCGTGGGTCGCCGCCGTGCGCGGCGAAGGACCGCTGGTGGTGAGCGGCAGCGACGGGCGCGACGCGCTCGCCATCGCCCTTCGCGTCATGGACCGGATCGAGCACCATGCGGCCGCTGCCCAACCCGCATAA
- the lpxB gene encoding lipid-A-disaccharide synthase: MKGPTIFISAGEESGDLHGGALAAALRERFPDARLLGLGGARMEAAGVELMAGLQELAVMGLAEVIRHLPFFYQLRKRVWAALAAEGVDLVIPIDYPGFNLRLARHARESGIPVLYYIAPQVWAWHKSRVRDLARDADRVAVVLPFEEEFLRGAGVKANFVGHPLLDREPPAHDRDALVRAEGLDPARPILGLFPGSRAQEVRRHLALFSEAARRVVERRPEVQPVIGTPGGINPTVYDGAAWPRVQSAGGLLRYATAALVKSGTTTLEAGIAATPMVVVYKMNPASYAVAKRLVKVPHIALANLIAEERVAPEFVQDAATPDALADALLPLLDERSPERVVMVEGLRRIQGKLGGAGASRRVAEIAGELIGRVAR; encoded by the coding sequence ATGAAGGGGCCGACGATCTTCATCTCGGCGGGGGAGGAGTCGGGGGATCTGCATGGGGGGGCGCTGGCGGCGGCGCTGCGCGAGCGGTTTCCGGATGCGCGGCTGCTGGGGCTGGGTGGGGCGCGCATGGAGGCTGCCGGGGTGGAGCTGATGGCGGGGCTCCAGGAGCTGGCGGTGATGGGGCTGGCGGAGGTGATCCGGCACCTGCCCTTCTTCTACCAGCTGCGCAAGCGCGTGTGGGCGGCGCTGGCGGCGGAGGGGGTGGATCTCGTCATCCCCATCGACTATCCCGGCTTCAACCTGCGCCTTGCACGGCACGCGCGGGAGAGCGGGATTCCCGTGCTGTACTACATCGCGCCGCAAGTGTGGGCGTGGCACAAGAGCCGGGTGCGCGACCTCGCCCGCGACGCGGACCGGGTGGCCGTGGTGCTCCCGTTCGAGGAGGAGTTCCTGCGCGGCGCGGGGGTGAAGGCGAACTTCGTGGGGCATCCGCTCCTCGATCGCGAGCCGCCCGCGCACGATCGCGATGCGCTGGTGCGCGCGGAGGGGCTGGATCCGGCGCGGCCCATCCTGGGGCTCTTTCCCGGCTCGCGCGCGCAGGAGGTGAGGCGGCATCTCGCGCTCTTCTCCGAGGCCGCGCGGCGAGTGGTGGAGCGGCGGCCGGAGGTGCAGCCGGTGATCGGGACGCCGGGGGGGATCAATCCCACGGTGTACGACGGCGCTGCCTGGCCGCGGGTGCAGAGCGCGGGCGGGCTGCTGCGGTACGCGACGGCGGCGCTGGTGAAGAGCGGCACCACCACGCTGGAGGCCGGCATCGCCGCGACGCCGATGGTGGTCGTATACAAGATGAACCCGGCGAGCTACGCCGTCGCCAAGCGGCTGGTCAAGGTGCCGCACATCGCGCTCGCGAACCTGATCGCGGAGGAGCGCGTCGCACCCGAGTTCGTGCAGGACGCGGCCACGCCCGATGCCCTGGCCGATGCGCTGCTCCCGCTGCTCGACGAGCGCTCGCCGGAACGCGTGGTGATGGTGGAAGGGCTGCGCAGGATCCAGGGGAAGCTGGGCGGGGCGGGGGCGTCGCGTCGCGTCGCGGAGATCGCGGGCGAGCTGATCGGGCGGGTGGCGCGGTGA
- a CDS encoding lysophospholipid acyltransferase family protein, whose amino-acid sequence MSGTRLTRTQDFTAALGGTALDALMRTTSVRTEGEENFRQFWREKRPVVFTLWHGRLLPCTYHHRHQDVVTLVSHHRDGEYITRLVQKWGYTAVRGSSSRGGLDALRELVRHLRNGRSLAITPDGPRGPREKLKPGPLLAAQLTGAPIIPVASGASRASYFGGWDRFLIPHPFARLQIAYGEPVYVPRRADEAELQAVADEVEGRLGGLMRRVDQAW is encoded by the coding sequence GTGAGCGGGACGAGGCTGACGCGGACGCAGGACTTCACCGCGGCGCTGGGCGGCACCGCGCTGGACGCGCTGATGCGCACCACCTCGGTGCGAACCGAGGGCGAGGAGAACTTCCGCCAGTTCTGGCGCGAGAAGCGGCCGGTCGTGTTCACGCTGTGGCACGGGCGGCTGCTCCCCTGTACCTACCACCACCGCCACCAGGACGTCGTCACCCTCGTCAGCCATCACCGCGACGGCGAGTACATCACGCGCCTGGTGCAGAAGTGGGGGTACACGGCGGTGCGCGGCTCCAGCAGCCGCGGCGGGCTGGACGCGCTGCGAGAGCTCGTGCGCCACCTGCGCAACGGCCGCTCGCTCGCCATCACTCCAGACGGCCCGCGAGGACCGCGCGAGAAGCTGAAGCCTGGGCCCCTGCTCGCCGCGCAGCTCACCGGCGCGCCGATCATCCCCGTGGCTTCGGGGGCGAGCCGCGCATCGTACTTCGGCGGATGGGACCGGTTCCTGATTCCGCACCCTTTTGCGCGCCTCCAGATCGCGTACGGCGAGCCCGTCTACGTGCCGCGCCGCGCGGACGAGGCGGAGCTGCAGGCGGTGGCGGACGAGGTGGAGGGGCGGCTGGGGGGGCTGATGCGGCGGGTGGACCAGGCGTGGTGA
- the lpxK gene encoding tetraacyldisaccharide 4'-kinase, producing MDGLLDGLVDIAPPTLLGAAVSLRTWVPRWWAGDAGAAGAVLSAALLPAEGAFRGLAALRNAAYDRAVLRTERAPVPVVSIGNLAVGGAGKTPVAAWVAARLLDGGRRPGIALRGYGEDEVLVHRELNPEVPVFAAARRIEAATAAAQAGCDVVVLDDGFQHRALARDLDVVLIAVEGWQASPRVLPRGPWREGPGALGRADVVVLTRKSAPRARAEAVAHEVERWAAGKTVASCHLAPGRLAALHGEGHLELNALGGREVLAVAALADPAPFVEHLRAAGATVEEALFGDHHAFTSAEAAGLATQAGERVVVMTRKDAVKLRGLLPAGALAYVLEQTVRFDWGEEALLAALERMPG from the coding sequence GTGGACGGACTCCTGGACGGGCTCGTGGACATCGCTCCTCCCACGCTGCTCGGTGCGGCCGTGAGCTTGCGGACGTGGGTGCCGCGGTGGTGGGCGGGGGACGCGGGCGCGGCGGGGGCGGTGCTCAGTGCGGCGCTGCTGCCGGCGGAGGGGGCGTTTCGCGGATTGGCGGCGCTGAGGAATGCGGCGTACGATCGGGCGGTGCTGCGGACCGAGCGGGCGCCGGTGCCGGTGGTGAGTATCGGCAACCTCGCGGTGGGCGGGGCGGGGAAGACTCCCGTTGCCGCCTGGGTGGCGGCGCGGCTGCTGGATGGCGGACGCAGGCCGGGGATCGCGCTGCGGGGGTACGGGGAGGACGAGGTGCTCGTGCATCGCGAGCTCAATCCGGAGGTGCCGGTGTTCGCGGCGGCGCGGAGGATCGAGGCGGCGACGGCGGCGGCGCAGGCAGGGTGCGACGTGGTGGTGCTCGATGACGGGTTTCAGCATCGGGCGCTGGCGCGGGATCTGGACGTGGTGCTGATCGCGGTTGAGGGGTGGCAGGCAAGCCCGCGCGTGCTCCCGCGCGGGCCCTGGCGCGAGGGGCCGGGGGCGTTGGGGCGCGCGGACGTCGTGGTGCTCACGCGCAAGTCCGCGCCGCGCGCGCGGGCGGAGGCGGTCGCGCACGAGGTGGAGCGGTGGGCGGCGGGGAAGACGGTCGCATCGTGCCACCTGGCGCCGGGGAGGCTCGCGGCGCTTCATGGCGAGGGCCATCTTGAGCTGAACGCGCTCGGCGGGCGCGAAGTGCTGGCGGTGGCGGCGCTTGCGGATCCGGCGCCATTCGTGGAGCATCTGCGCGCGGCGGGGGCGACCGTGGAGGAGGCGCTGTTCGGGGACCATCATGCGTTCACGAGCGCGGAGGCGGCGGGGCTGGCGACCCAGGCGGGGGAGCGGGTGGTGGTGATGACGCGCAAGGATGCCGTCAAGCTTCGGGGGCTGCTCCCGGCTGGCGCACTGGCGTACGTGCTGGAGCAGACGGTCCGTTTCGACTGGGGCGAAGAGGCGCTGCTGGCGGCGCTGGAGAGGATGCCGGGATGA
- the nadB gene encoding L-aspartate oxidase, giving the protein MMRTDVVVVGSGIAGLFFALKVAKYGTVTLVTKKSRPESSTNWAQGGVAAVFGADDSVDLHVEDTLVAGAGLCHPDAVNVLVREGPLRVRELIELGVRFTQEGEDLSLGREGGHSRRRIVRAADLTGREIERGLLHAVAESPNITILENHAAVDLLTATDPGTLGERCCGVLVLDTEAGELKPFLARAVMLATGGCGQVYRHTTNPSIATGDGVAMAYRAGAKVANMEFVQFHPTALYPARDKTFLISEAVRGEGAVLRRRDGTAFMDGYHPLASLAPRDVVARAIDSEMKRSGDPFVHLDCSALAPDEIRERFPNILRETAERGIDMLREPIPVVPAAHYLCGGVLTDTDGRSSVPGLYAAGETACTGVHGANRLASNSLLEALVFAHRAAERIGPQLAVTRMLEPAALPPHPAGDPASVEGLDEERERIRDIMWDLVGIVRSAARLAEAEARLRPIYALLNGLWAAARPTAELVEVRNVIQTALLIVRCAAQRHESRGLHFDEDRPFRDNEHSLRDTIIVR; this is encoded by the coding sequence ATGATGCGCACCGACGTGGTCGTGGTGGGGAGCGGGATCGCGGGGCTCTTCTTCGCCCTCAAGGTGGCGAAGTACGGCACCGTCACGCTCGTCACCAAGAAGAGCCGCCCCGAGTCCAGCACCAATTGGGCGCAGGGCGGTGTTGCGGCCGTCTTCGGCGCGGACGACTCGGTGGATCTGCACGTCGAGGATACGCTCGTCGCCGGCGCGGGGCTCTGCCATCCGGATGCCGTCAACGTGCTGGTGCGCGAGGGGCCGCTGCGGGTTCGCGAGCTGATCGAGCTGGGGGTGCGCTTCACCCAGGAGGGCGAGGACCTCTCGCTGGGGCGCGAGGGCGGGCACTCGCGGCGGCGCATCGTGCGCGCGGCGGACCTCACCGGGCGCGAGATCGAGCGCGGGCTCCTCCACGCCGTCGCCGAGAGCCCCAACATCACCATCCTCGAGAACCACGCCGCCGTCGACCTGCTGACCGCTACCGACCCCGGGACGCTGGGCGAGCGCTGCTGCGGCGTGCTGGTGCTCGACACGGAGGCCGGCGAGCTGAAGCCGTTCCTGGCGCGCGCGGTGATGCTGGCCACCGGCGGCTGCGGCCAGGTCTACCGCCACACCACCAACCCCTCGATCGCGACGGGCGACGGGGTGGCGATGGCGTACAGGGCGGGCGCCAAGGTGGCGAACATGGAGTTCGTCCAGTTCCATCCCACGGCACTGTACCCCGCGCGCGACAAGACTTTCCTGATCTCCGAGGCGGTGCGCGGCGAGGGCGCGGTGCTGCGGCGGAGGGACGGGACGGCGTTCATGGACGGCTACCATCCGCTCGCCTCGCTGGCGCCGCGCGACGTGGTGGCGCGCGCCATCGACAGCGAGATGAAGCGGAGCGGCGACCCCTTCGTCCACCTCGACTGCTCCGCCCTCGCGCCGGATGAGATCCGCGAGCGGTTCCCCAACATCCTGCGCGAGACGGCGGAGCGGGGGATCGACATGCTGCGCGAGCCCATCCCCGTCGTCCCCGCGGCGCACTACCTTTGCGGCGGCGTGCTGACCGACACCGATGGCCGCAGCTCCGTCCCCGGCCTGTACGCGGCGGGGGAGACGGCGTGCACGGGGGTGCACGGCGCCAACCGGCTGGCCTCCAACTCGCTGCTGGAGGCGCTCGTCTTCGCCCACCGCGCCGCCGAGCGCATCGGGCCGCAGCTTGCGGTGACGCGGATGCTGGAGCCGGCCGCGCTCCCCCCGCACCCCGCGGGCGACCCAGCTTCGGTGGAGGGGCTGGATGAGGAGCGCGAGCGGATCCGCGACATCATGTGGGACCTGGTTGGGATCGTGCGCTCCGCCGCGAGGCTGGCCGAGGCGGAGGCGCGCCTTCGCCCCATCTACGCGCTGCTCAACGGGTTGTGGGCGGCGGCGCGTCCCACGGCGGAGCTGGTGGAGGTGCGCAACGTCATTCAGACGGCGCTCCTGATCGTGCGCTGCGCGGCGCAGCGCCACGAGAGCCGCGGGCTGCACTTCGACGAGGATCGCCCCTTCCGCGACAACGAGCACTCGCTCCGCGACACCATCATCGTGCGATGA
- a CDS encoding 23S rRNA (pseudouridine(1915)-N(3))-methyltransferase RlmH has translation MKVTVAAVGKVRGMLADALAEYETRARRYFAFDAAEVKEEPYRRLGDAGRVRDEEGKRLLARVPQGAQVVALHETGKQWTSVQLAEYLSELALQGSPGAAFLIGGAYGLSDEVLARAAVRLSLSAMTLTHELARLVLMEQLYRAGTIQRGEPYHKGREA, from the coding sequence ATGAAGGTCACGGTGGCGGCGGTGGGGAAGGTGCGCGGGATGCTGGCGGATGCCCTCGCCGAGTACGAGACGCGCGCCCGACGCTACTTCGCCTTCGACGCCGCCGAGGTCAAGGAGGAGCCGTACCGCCGCTTGGGCGACGCCGGCCGCGTGCGCGACGAAGAGGGGAAGCGCCTCCTGGCCCGCGTCCCGCAAGGGGCGCAGGTGGTGGCGCTGCACGAGACGGGGAAGCAGTGGACGTCGGTGCAGCTCGCGGAGTACCTGTCGGAGCTGGCGCTGCAGGGGAGCCCGGGGGCCGCGTTCCTGATCGGCGGGGCGTACGGGCTGTCGGACGAGGTGCTGGCGCGCGCGGCGGTGCGGCTTTCGCTCTCGGCGATGACGCTGACGCACGAGCTGGCGCGGCTGGTGCTCATGGAGCAGCTCTATCGCGCCGGGACCATCCAGCGCGGCGAGCCGTACCACAAGGGGCGCGAAGCTTGA
- the bshC gene encoding bacillithiol biosynthesis cysteine-adding enzyme BshC, whose product MSLRIEAGPIRGSRLVDDYLAGAPGISAFYAGHPLDPAAYRAKLAEVQRRFDRPARGRTAAALRPTSAGAAERLRRFVEEGGAMVTTGQQTGLFTGPLYTIHKILSAIRLAEALEAELGVLVLPVFWAASEDHDFAEVNHAWAVDGAGELHRFGIQATDRRAVPMSEMRLGSNVESAFDGFAQAIDPDGDALRVLTRIRAAYQPGRTMAEAFRDTIAELFSGFDLLVTDAADPALKAASAEILLAEAANAAEHERLVAEQTAALEAAGYPSQVVVAEGATNLFIQGVEGARGPGGRERLQRDGDGFIASEIRRRFTRAELESLLRDQPGALSPNVFLRPVVESAVFPTLAYVGGPAETAYFAQIGPLFEASNIRMPLVFPRFAALIAPAEAEEARAALAITDEELRLPEHELVERVARRRIPPEVAEQLRALRGSIVSGFGSVIDAAHAIDPNLDLAIGARRNRAIMEVAKAERKVVRHVKRNDAELRRGTSLARNHLRPRGLPQERVLTVFQYLIRQPSLLHDLAAAMHVQLRPAAVPA is encoded by the coding sequence TTGAGCCTGCGCATCGAAGCCGGGCCCATCCGTGGGTCGCGGCTGGTGGACGACTACCTGGCGGGAGCGCCCGGGATCTCCGCGTTCTACGCCGGGCACCCGCTGGACCCCGCGGCGTACCGCGCAAAGCTGGCGGAGGTGCAGCGCCGCTTCGACCGCCCGGCGCGCGGGCGTACGGCGGCCGCGCTGCGCCCCACGTCGGCTGGCGCGGCGGAGCGGCTGCGGCGCTTCGTGGAAGAGGGCGGGGCGATGGTCACCACGGGCCAGCAGACCGGCCTCTTTACCGGCCCCCTCTACACGATCCACAAGATCCTCTCCGCGATCCGCCTGGCCGAAGCGCTGGAGGCGGAGCTCGGCGTGCTCGTCCTCCCCGTCTTCTGGGCCGCCTCCGAGGACCACGATTTCGCCGAGGTGAACCACGCCTGGGCGGTCGATGGAGCCGGCGAGCTCCACCGTTTCGGCATCCAGGCCACGGACCGGCGCGCCGTGCCGATGAGCGAAATGAGGCTCGGATCGAACGTAGAAAGCGCCTTCGATGGCTTTGCGCAAGCGATTGATCCCGATGGCGATGCGTTACGCGTTCTCACACGTATTCGAGCCGCTTACCAGCCCGGCCGCACGATGGCGGAGGCGTTCCGCGACACGATCGCCGAGCTCTTTTCAGGCTTCGATCTCCTGGTGACGGACGCCGCCGATCCGGCGCTGAAGGCAGCCTCCGCGGAGATCCTCCTGGCCGAAGCGGCGAACGCGGCGGAGCACGAGCGGCTCGTCGCGGAGCAGACTGCAGCGCTCGAAGCCGCTGGCTATCCGTCGCAGGTCGTCGTGGCTGAAGGGGCGACGAACCTCTTCATCCAGGGCGTGGAGGGCGCGCGCGGGCCCGGCGGTCGCGAGCGGCTCCAGCGCGACGGCGACGGCTTCATCGCCTCCGAGATCCGCCGCCGTTTTACCCGCGCCGAGCTGGAATCGCTGCTGCGCGATCAGCCGGGCGCCCTGAGCCCGAACGTCTTCCTGCGCCCCGTGGTGGAATCCGCCGTCTTCCCGACGCTGGCGTACGTCGGGGGCCCGGCGGAGACGGCGTACTTCGCGCAGATCGGCCCGCTGTTCGAGGCGTCAAACATCCGCATGCCGCTCGTCTTCCCACGCTTCGCCGCGCTGATCGCGCCCGCGGAGGCGGAAGAGGCGCGCGCCGCCCTCGCCATCACGGACGAGGAGCTGCGCCTTCCGGAGCACGAGCTAGTCGAGCGTGTCGCGCGGCGCCGCATTCCGCCCGAGGTCGCGGAGCAGCTGCGGGCACTCCGGGGCTCCATCGTAAGCGGCTTCGGGAGCGTGATCGATGCGGCGCACGCCATCGATCCCAACCTGGATCTGGCTATCGGGGCGCGCCGCAACCGGGCGATCATGGAAGTCGCAAAGGCCGAACGAAAGGTTGTCCGTCACGTGAAGCGCAACGACGCGGAGCTGCGGCGCGGGACGAGCCTTGCACGCAACCACCTGCGGCCACGTGGGTTGCCCCAGGAGCGCGTGCTCACCGTCTTCCAGTACCTGATACGCCAGCCGTCGCTCCTGCACGATCTGGCAGCGGCCATGCATGTGCAGCTCCGCCCCGCGGCAGTGCCCGCGTGA
- the murJ gene encoding murein biosynthesis integral membrane protein MurJ, whose translation MSESDDETLLYPKRDRGEAQFNPEPDDPGAVDPDAVPKSPRAAPSGNRASAMIAAGILLSRMAGLLREAVSAQFLGTSLYADAFRAGIRMPNVLQNLLGEGTLSASFIPVYAELVHQGRKEEAGRVAGAIFALLFAVAGALALFGFLLAPVLTSIFLPGFEGERRELTISIARIIFPMTGVLVLSAWSLGILNSHRNFFVPYVAPVLWNASIIGALFIFGGRVPPDELVIAAAWGALLGGVLQFAIQLPFVLRLERSLKIRWDMKMEGVRTAVRNAVPAIMGRGVVQVSSYADIVLASFLAAGAVSTYTYALTLYILPVSLFGMSVAAAELPELSRQRTAAIEVLRDRAKAGLQRIAFYVVPSFVAFIALGDVVVATLYQRGQFTRNDTLAVWVTLAGLTLGLLATTTSRLLSSTFFALRDTKTPARMATIRVVLSIVLAIVLMLSFERITVGGVLLPGGWLSWMTIGGKPMGTVGLALASGISAWVEWALLKRALRKRIGPVGAGAGPLARMFGAALAGCAAAFGVRMLVGDWHPIPLGVVVGGTFGAVYFAITAMLGLEQSGALFKRFGRMLGR comes from the coding sequence ATGAGTGAGAGCGACGACGAGACCCTGCTGTATCCCAAGCGCGACCGCGGCGAGGCGCAGTTCAATCCCGAGCCCGACGATCCCGGCGCCGTAGATCCCGACGCCGTACCGAAGTCGCCACGCGCCGCACCCTCCGGCAACCGCGCGTCGGCGATGATCGCGGCGGGCATCCTGCTGAGCCGCATGGCCGGGCTCCTGCGCGAGGCGGTGAGCGCGCAGTTCCTGGGCACTTCGCTGTACGCCGACGCGTTCCGGGCCGGGATACGCATGCCCAACGTCCTCCAGAACCTGCTGGGGGAGGGGACGCTGAGCGCGTCGTTCATCCCGGTGTACGCGGAGCTGGTACACCAGGGGCGCAAGGAAGAGGCGGGACGCGTTGCCGGCGCCATCTTCGCGCTCCTTTTCGCCGTCGCGGGCGCGCTCGCGCTCTTCGGGTTCCTGCTGGCGCCGGTGCTCACCAGCATCTTCCTCCCCGGCTTCGAAGGGGAGCGGCGTGAGCTGACCATCTCCATTGCCCGCATCATCTTCCCCATGACGGGGGTGCTGGTGCTCTCGGCGTGGTCGCTGGGGATCCTGAACAGCCACCGCAACTTCTTCGTCCCGTACGTCGCGCCGGTGCTGTGGAACGCGTCGATCATCGGCGCGCTCTTCATCTTCGGCGGGCGCGTGCCGCCGGACGAGCTGGTGATCGCGGCGGCGTGGGGCGCACTGCTGGGCGGAGTCCTTCAGTTCGCGATCCAGCTTCCCTTCGTGCTGCGGCTGGAGCGATCGCTCAAGATCCGCTGGGACATGAAGATGGAGGGGGTGCGGACCGCGGTGCGCAACGCCGTCCCGGCGATCATGGGGCGCGGCGTGGTGCAGGTGAGCAGCTACGCGGACATCGTGCTGGCGAGCTTCCTGGCCGCGGGCGCCGTCTCCACCTACACGTACGCGCTGACGCTGTACATCCTCCCGGTGAGCCTCTTCGGGATGTCGGTGGCCGCCGCGGAGCTCCCGGAGCTCTCACGCCAGCGCACCGCCGCCATCGAGGTGCTGCGCGACCGGGCCAAGGCCGGGCTGCAGCGGATCGCGTTCTACGTGGTCCCGTCGTTCGTCGCCTTCATCGCACTGGGCGACGTGGTGGTCGCCACGCTCTACCAGCGCGGCCAGTTCACGCGCAACGACACGCTGGCGGTGTGGGTCACGCTCGCCGGCCTCACCCTCGGCCTCCTGGCGACGACGACCTCGCGCCTCCTTTCGTCCACTTTCTTCGCCCTGCGCGACACCAAGACGCCGGCGCGCATGGCCACCATCCGCGTGGTGCTTTCCATCGTGCTCGCCATCGTGCTGATGCTGAGCTTCGAGCGCATCACCGTGGGCGGGGTGCTGCTTCCGGGCGGGTGGCTGTCGTGGATGACGATCGGCGGGAAGCCGATGGGGACGGTGGGGCTGGCGCTCGCCTCCGGGATCTCCGCATGGGTGGAGTGGGCCCTGCTGAAGCGCGCGCTGCGCAAGCGGATCGGGCCCGTAGGTGCCGGCGCGGGGCCGCTGGCGCGGATGTTCGGGGCGGCGCTGGCGGGGTGCGCCGCGGCGTTCGGCGTGCGCATGCTGGTGGGCGACTGGCACCCGATTCCGCTGGGCGTGGTGGTCGGGGGGACGTTTGGCGCGGTGTACTTCGCCATCACGGCGATGCTGGGGCTGGAACAGTCCGGCGCGCTGTTCAAGCGCTTCGGGCGGATGCTGGGGCGGTAG